Sequence from the Megalops cyprinoides isolate fMegCyp1 chromosome 4, fMegCyp1.pri, whole genome shotgun sequence genome:
TTACCTTATTGTTGGGTTCCGGCTGAACTATTTGAACAGGCCCGGGCGGCATGGCTGCGACAGGATCGGAAAACCTTGGGGTTTCTCAATCTCCAAAGACCTAGCGCTGAAACGAATACCCTCTGCGTTTGTACAGCAGATGCACTTTATAATGTGGTCTAAATCACCACTGTTGTATATTTTACTAACTTCTAAAACCAAAACGGAAAACGCAGCGTAGGACTCGCTTCTACGTAGCAAGTTCGGAGAGCGTACAGGAAACACTAAACTTTGCTTCCTGATGCATACGCGCTTAGCATCATGGGAATAGTAGTTCTGTTCCGTTGCACCGCCCGCACAACCGATTCATGATGTTGCTATGACAACAACTTGACAACAAAGGCCTTAGCCCGTTGAAtaacagagaaagaaatgctAGGCGTTAGCAAGCTGAATGATTTACTAGAACTTATAcatgttttccttgtgttgGGAGTAGTCTGCAATCAAtcttgctaacgttagctagataCCCATGGGATTACAGAGAGAATGTTTGTCAGACCCCGTTGATCCGAGAAAAGAGTAACATGACTCACATTTTGGGACGGCAGGACTGTGTGGAGAGCCTTCGGAGAGATCTGACAGATCTTCAAGGTGCAGTCCTGGACGTTTTCTCCAGAACAGGCCCTGTCCGCTTCCCCTCCTGGAAGTTCCCAGACAAGTTGTCCTGCAATTTGGACCTGGTTGCGCTTTTAGAGCAATATGACTTCGTTGACGGGGAAGAGGAGTTCAATCAGCACTCCCACATTGTTTTGCTGGAACTGGTGATTGACAGGTAGTTAGCGATTATACAATGCCCTTGTATAGTTCGTTT
This genomic interval carries:
- the LOC118775963 gene encoding coiled-coil domain-containing protein 157-like — protein: MTHILGRQDCVESLRRDLTDLQGAVLDVFSRTGPVRFPSWKFPDKLSCNLDLVALLEQYDFVDGEEEFNQHSHIVLLELVIDR